The proteins below come from a single Capricornis sumatraensis isolate serow.1 chromosome 14, serow.2, whole genome shotgun sequence genomic window:
- the C14H1orf202 gene encoding LOW QUALITY PROTEIN: uncharacterized protein C1orf202 homolog (The sequence of the model RefSeq protein was modified relative to this genomic sequence to represent the inferred CDS: inserted 1 base in 1 codon): MADARPSCTRRGGVRHGLLKSVAPLKRDGPRRTEPEAAGRRAAGDGGSSGGXAASGPRRKKARYEAKPGPAAQERGRWGPASLRKLLQRLVAWRRHYLRAKVVVLEAGDPAAGAGPRAGPRLGRGRLEPCPASCIQSFHFV, translated from the exons ATGGCGGACGCGCGGCCGAGCTGCACCCGGCGCGGCGGTGTGCGGCACGGGCTGCTGAAGAGTGTGGCGCCCCTCAAGCGGGACGGCCCGCGGCGCACCGAGCCCGAGGCGGCGGGGCGGCGCGCGGCCGGCGACGGCGGCTCTTCCGGCG ATGCGGCCAGCGGCCCGCGCAGGAAGAAGGCGCGGTACGAAGCGAAGCCCGGGCCAGCGGCCCAGGAGCGCGGCCGCTGGGGCCCCGCGAGCCTGCGGAAGCTGCTGCAGAGGCTGGTGGCGTGGAGGCGGCACTACCTGCGGGCGAAGGTAGTGGTGCTAGAGGCTGGAGATCCCGCTGCTGGGGCTGGACCGCGCGCAGGCCCGCGACTAGGCCGCGGCCGCCTGGAGCCCTGCCCCGCCTCCTGCATCCAgagctttcattttgtttag